In Pleurocapsa minor HA4230-MV1, the genomic window TAACGCTATAGTGGCAGAATTAGACTTCACCAGTGAAGCGGAATATACCGAACAACTTAGACAAAACCTAACTAATACGAAATTATTTGACACTCAGCAGTTAGTTATTCCGCAAATATTTAATGATTTAACAACGAAGAAGCTCTTAACAATTGAATGGCTGGATGGGCTGCCAATTTTACAGGCAAAACTACCTCCAATGAGAGCCAACAAAGATGAGGCAACTCAGCGTAGTGAGATCACCACCGTTTTGTTTCGGGCCTTTTTTAAGCAGGTTTATATTGATGGCTTTTTTCATGCCGATCCTCATCCAGGTAATATTTTTTACCTCCAGGATGGTCGGATCGCCTTGCTAGACTGCGGGATGGTGGGTCGTCTCGATCCCCGTACTCAGCAAATTTTGACCGAGATGTTATTAGCTATTGTCGATCTTGATGGTCGTCGCTGTAGCCAGTTGACCCTCGAATTAGCTGAAGGCGGTCAACAAGTAAACCTCAATCAATTGACTAGTGACTACGACATTATGCTGCGCAAATATTACAACCGCAGTATTTCCCAGATTAATTTTAGCGAGGTTATCTATGAATTATTACAGGTATCTCGCAACAATAAAATCAGGCTACCAAGCAACATGGGGCTATATGCGAAAACTCTTGCCAACTTAGAAGGAGTCACCAGAGGTTTTTATCCCCAGGTTAATTTACTAGATGAGATCCGACCCTTGATGGCTGATGTATTTCGTCGTCAACTATTAGGTGAAAGACCAGAAGAAACACTGTTACGGATTGGTTTGGACTTTAAAAGTTTGTCTTTGCGATCGCCCCGTTTAGTTGAGTTGCTTTTAGACCGCATAACCTCGGAAACTCTCAAGTGGAACGTCAATATCCCTCGTCTAGATGTTCTGGCGGTAAGCTTGGAAGATTCAGCCAACCGTCTTTCCTTTAGTATTCTAGTTGGTTCTCTAATTATGGGTGCGGCAATTATTGCTACTGGCTCCCCTACCAGCCAAGTTTCTGTGATCAGTAATGTTTTATTTGCTGCGGCTAGTCTTTTAGGGTTATGGCTAATTTTAAGTATTTTGCGATCGGGAAAACTCAAATAAAAATTTCTGTATCAAGATCGGTGATAATCAATTAATCGCTTAAACTAAGCGATTTTTTACTGCTTCATCTGAATTTCATCATTTATTCGCAAAGTTTACTAACACTTCACACTTTAATTTTTCCACTTATATAACTAGTTTTTAAGAGCTATTAAATCGACTTTAATTCCTGTAATAGTAATCATTACTAGGTGTCGAGAAAACACTTGAATTGAGCTAATATTTTTAGTTAGTTAGAAAAAATTTGCAATAACACTAATAGTATGCGCCTACGTATCTTCAGAAATCGCTAATTAGTATTATGATTATAGTCATCACTGCCTACAGGACGTTTTAAAATTCAAGTATAAATTTTGGAACATAACCAATTAAATACTTAATTCTCTAGTCCTTTGTGACTTAAAATAATAGCTATTAATAAAGCACGATTTACTTTGGTCTAGTTTTTGTACTAGCAGATAAAAGTTTGTCTATTTGAGGAGTATTCTCTGCCTTAGCTGATGATATATAAGTAATTTATATTCTGACAATTTATCAAAATTATAGTCCTACGTTTAGTCTTTATTTTAGATTAGCAATGCTTATATTGATCGAATTATCTAATTTAATTTACTTACTTTAAAAGATTTAATTAGGATGAAAAAATGAGATTTAAAAAGCTAAATTTAGAACGAATAACCATTGATAGAAAATTGCTTAATCTTAATAACCGACACTTTTTTCTACTGGATGGGCTGGTTTTTTGTCTAACACCTATGATGGCGATGGTTTTACGTCTCGATCACCTAGATCTTTTACAGAAATACTATCAAGGCTTGTTCGTTGCAACCATCATCTTTTCTATAGTTAAGTCAATCACGTTTATCATCGGCGGATTTTATAAGCGCTATTGGAAATATGCCAGTATTGATGAGTTAATTGAGATTGCTGCTTTAACCACAACCGCTGTGGTGGTCGAGATTATTTTATTGGGTATTTTGCAATACGTAATTGGGAATGATACTAACCATTATTTAGTGCCTCGTTCTTTACCCTTACTTGATGGTATTCTCACTTTTATTTTAATCGGCGGAATTCGCTTCAGCGTCAGAGCCGCAGAACGTAAAAATCAGCAACGTAAAAACTTTTATAAACGCGATCGTGTCTTAATTGTCGGAGCAGGAGATGCAGGAGTCTCAATTCTGCAAGAAATGCGCCGTAATCTAAAGCTAGGACTAAATCCTGTTGCATTTGTCGATGATGATCCTAAAAAGCTAGGATTAAATATCCAGGGATTACCTGTAGTGGGTAACCGTTACCGTATTCCAGAAATTATTTCCGCGCAAAATATTCGCCAGGTAGTTATTGCTATGCCTACGACTGCGGGCAAAACTCTTCGCGAGATCGTAGATGTGTGTCAGGCGATGGGTATATCCGTCAATACCCTCCCTTCAGCCAATGAAATACTCGACCAAGGTAATCAAGTAACTATTCTTAGGGAAGTTAAAATTGAAGACCTCTTACGACGAGAACCGATTCAAACCGATGCTCAGGCAGTTTCTCAACTTTTAACAGGAAAAACCGTACTGATAACTGGTGCTGGTGGATCGATTGGTAGTGAATTATGTCGTCAAATCTTTCGCTGTCGTCCCGCTAAAATAATCTTATTAGGACACGGTGAGAACTCTGTGTTTAACATCCAAGAAGAACTACAGCAGGTACTGCAAATTCTCCAGCAGGAAAACTCCGATCAACAGCTTACTCAGCTTATTCCCTATATTGCTGATTTAAGAATTAAACCTAGGTTGGAAGATGCGTTTAGAGTTCATCAACCCGATATCGTATTTCATGCCGCAGCTCACAAACACGTGCCTCTAATGGAGTTAAATCCTCCAGAGGCAATCACTAATAATGTCTTAGGAACTAAAAACTTATTAGATCTAGCAATCACTTATGATGTCGGCAATTTTGTCATGATCTCAACCGACAAGGCAGTTAAGCCGACCAACGTTATGGGAGCGAGTAAGCGCACAGCAGAAATGCTGGTACTAAAAGCAGCTAGAACTAGTGGAAGACCTTATGCGGTAGTTCGTTTTGGTAATGTTTTGGGTAGCCGTGGTAGCGTAGTGCCAACCTTCAAAAGACAGATTGCTAAAGGTGGGCCAGTTACCATCACTCACCCTGAAATTACTCGATACTTTATGACTATTCCTGAAGCTGTTCAGTTGGTTCTCCAAGCCTCTGTTTTAAGCAGCCAAAACAGCCAAGGTCAAATCTTCATGCTCAATATGGGTCAACCAATTAAAATTGTCGATCTGGCTAAAGATTTAATTAAGTTATCAGGCTATGAGGTTGGTCAGGATATTGATATTGTGTTTACTGGATTAAGACCAGGAGAAAAGCTATATGAAGAACTTTTAGTAGAAGGAGAAGAGTATGAATCGACTGCCCACGAAAAAGTATTAGTAGTCAAAAACGCTAGTCGCATCATCCCGCCCAATTTAGACACAACCATTAATGTTTTGTGTCAAGCAGCAAAGCGCAATGATATTAATCTAATTATCTTTCTACTCGATCGTCTCGTATTAGGCTATACCAGCAAATATCAACAAATAGATGTGGAACAAGCTCAAAATAGTCTCGAACAAATTATTAGCGAGACTCATGAGCTTAATTCAGTTACCGTCGGTCTACAACCAGAATTTATGCCTCGTCTTAGTCTACCTAGTTTTAACTATGTAACCCGTCTTACTCCTATTGAGCTACAACGTGGACTTAAACAAGCCTTAGAGAATGAAGAGTTTAGCCTTTACTACCAACCAGTAATGAGCTTGATTACGGGAGAAATTTGCGAGCTTGAAGCTTTGTTACGCTGGCATCATCCCTATTTAGGGTTAATTTCTCCTCAAAAATTTATGGCGACGGCAGAAGAATCGGGGTTAATTGTTCCTTTGCAGAGATGGATCATTGAAGCTGTATGCGTCCAACTAAAACGTTGGCAGCAAGACCCTAATTTCAATAGTCAGATTGGGGTAAGCATTAATATCCCCAGTCTCCAGCTATTTCAACCAAGTTTAGTCAAACATCTCAAATTCAATTTAGAGCAATACCAAATTGACTCTCATTTGATTACTTGGGAAATATCCGAATATTTAATTGGTGAAAATCCGCAAGCAGCAAGGGTCATTTTGCCTCAATTAAAACAATTGGGAATTCAGTTGCAAATTGATAATTTTGGCAGGGTAGCTTCTATTTATGGTCATGTTAAACCCAACTTACTTTATCAAGAATTTGAACGAGTGAAAATTGATCGCCACTTAGTTAGCTTAATTGAACGAGAGCAGCAACCTTGGGATGTGTTTAAAAAAATTGTTCTCGATCTCAAAAAACAGGGTTTTAATGTGACTATCACTGGTATTGAAAATCTATCTCAGTTGAATAAAGTCAAAGAAATTTCAGAAGATTATGGTCAAGGCAACCTTCTCTCTCGACCTTTGAATGTTGAAGAAGTAACTAAGCTCGTCAAGAGTAACCAGAGGATGTCTGAAAAGTTAAAATAATTGCGATTAAACTTCGCCTAATCACGTCCCTTAAATCAGAAAAAATTTCTCTACATAATGTTATGGTAATATGCTGGAAAAACATACTAATTTACACACTTTTAAATAATAATGTTAAAGGCAAAACATGATTGGTTAAAACGCTTTCCTTATGCAAAAATATCTGCTTACATAGTAGATGATTTCATCAAAGGTCTTAAATTATCAGTAGGACAAATAAGCTCTGGTTCTGGATCAGTGCATTTGCGAACTCAATCGGAAGTAGAATCAGTTGCTTATATCGAAAGTATTTTAAAAGACTACAAAAAACTTGGTGGCATCGAGAAATTTTCTGGAAAAGTTGCCGAGTTAGGTCCAGGAGATAGTGCTGGGGTAGCGATGTTGCTTAGAGGAGAAGGTTGCACCCAAGTAGATTTAATCGATCGCTATTATAGCGATCGCAATTTACAACAGCAAAGTAAAATTTATCAACTTTTGGCAGATAAATATGATTTAAATCATTTCAAGACTACGGATATATGGGATGAAAAAGCAATTTCTGGGGTTAATTGGAAAATTGGCATAGCCGCAGAAAATTACTTTAAACAGTGCGCTCAAACAGATGAAACAATGTACGATTACATAATTTCCTGTGCTGTGTTAGAGCATCTATACGATCCTTTAGATTGTATAGTTCAAATGGTGAAATGTCTTAAGCCTGGGGGACAGATGTTTCACTTCATTGATTTTCGCGATCATGGTATGTTCACTCCTGAAAATCCAGAGCTTTGTTATCTCCAAATTCCTTCTTTTGCTTATACTCTTGCTACTAAAAACAATGCCAGACCAAATCGAATTTTGACACATCGATATCGAGAGATTCTTGAAGCACTCAAGCAAAAAGATTTAATTGACTATTCGATTTTAGTACAGCGCCTAGTGGAAGTTGATGAGATTAATCCTCCTCAACAATATGCAGACATTAATCCAGATAAATTAAAACAAGCGAATGATTTTGTCGATCAATATCGTTATAAATTTGCCTCAGAGTTTGCCAATGTAAACAGTAGTGATCTGGCAATTTCCAATATATTTCTCAAGGTAATTAAAAAATAGTTTTTTGAGCGAACTATAACTTGGCGATTTAAATTTAAAATACAATTGTATTGGCTTGACAGAGGAGTAGTGGAAAACAATTGAGACGACAATTTTACCTGCAAAAGCGGGTAATTGTCTTGAAACAGCCGACCTGAAAAAGTAATTAATAGAATCTTTATGTTGTAGTAGCAGAAATTGTTTTGCTATCTATTGTTTTAGATCTTGCCTAGATTGAAAACAACAGGTTTAATTTTTTTCTCAATTTTTACTAAATCGAGTGAGGTACTTCATTGCTAAAAATTATTGTATTAGTATTATTTGCTCTGCTAACTGTATTGTTTACTAATAAGACAACTCAGAGTAATAGTAATCTAGAGAGTAGCTTTCAAGTTTTCATCAAACCATCTTTAGAGCGAATTAGTCAAAAGATTGATAATCAACAGTTTAACCTTAATCTTTTTAACCAAAACAATAGAGATAATAATTCTACAGAAAATAATCTGCAATTATACGCAGCTAAAGGTGAGTATGAATCATTACAAATAGTAATCCAGTCCCCTAAAGGGAGAAATTTGCAAGGTGTTAATGTAGTTGTTGCCGATTTACAAAATAATAATCAAGATCTTATTTCTAGCCAAAATATTACTTTGTATCGTGAACATTATGTATACGTTGATACACCTAGTCCGAATAACTTGAGGGGTAATCCTACTTTAGGTCAGGGTTGGTATCCTGATGGTTTAATCCCCTTTGTCAATCCCAATACAGGTCTGGATTTAGAAGGAGCTAAGTTAGATGCTGCTCCCTTTAATGTGTTAGAAAACGAAAATCAATCTATTTGGTTAGATATTTATGTACCTAGAGATACAAAGCCTGGAGAATATCAAGGTTCATACACTGTAACAACTGACCACCAAGGAGAGAAAAGAGGGAAAATTAACCTAACTGTCTGGGATTTTGAGTTACCTCTCAAACCGACGATGCATTCCCATTTTATTCCTTGGCAAGAGCGAGGAGAAAATTTAACCGAGGAATTGCTCAAACACAAAGTTGTTACAGGACTGCACGTTAGACCTGAGCAACAACAAGAGTTAATTAATCAATGGGGATTAAACTCTGTTCGCTTACCTTTTTGGAGCGGGGCAAATTATACTAACTGTCAAATGAGTCCTGCTCCTAGTGTCATAGAAATTAAACAAGCCGCAGATGTATATGATGATAGTTTATTAAAATATATTTATTCTGCTGATGAGATTGATGAATGCAAAAACCTAATCTCACCTCTTAAGCAGTGGGCGGATAATATTCATGAAGCTGGGATTAAACATCTGGTCGTCATGAAACCTCGACCTGAACTATATGAAGATGTAGATATATGGGTTATACAACCCAATATGTACGAGACTGGGGACGCAGAAATTACTGAAGCGATGAAACAAGGAGATCAAGTTTGGTTTTATTCTGGATACCATACAGATTATTCTCCTCAATGGACAATCGATGCATTGCCAATTAATTTTCGTATTCCTCAAGGGTTCATAGCTCCCAATTTGGGCTTAACAGGGATTTTATACTTTAGAATTGATGCCTGGGGTCATGATCCTAATAAAATTACTGCAAATCCTAGTGTTCCTTGGTATAGACTTCCAGTTTATCAATATAGTAATGAGCGTAGTTTTCCTGGAGATGGCGCGCTAATTTATCCTGGCGAAGAAGTTGGACTGAAAGAGGTTGTTCCTTCTTTACGATTAAAAAGAATTAGGGACGGTATGGAAGATTATGAATATATAGCTATTCTCAAGAACTTCGGTGAAGAGGCATGGGCGTTAAAAACAATTCAACCTGTAGCAAGCAATTGGCATAATTGGACTAAAGAGCCTCAAGTACTGGAAGAAACCCGAGTAAAATTAGGTAATCGAATTCAGGAATTAATGCACAATTATCATAAATAGTTTTCAAAATAACGGAGCAAAATTATAAATTTTCACTATATTTTTGCGAAAACTTTATCAAAATATTATTAGAAAAACAATAAAATGACTGTATACTACCTACAGATAGAATCAAGTTAACAAATAATAAAATTATTGAGTTTGTCCGCAAATATAATGATTAACTCTGATTAGCTTTTATCTAATATTAATAAAAATCTAAATTACCAATCAATAACTCTTGTTGAACATGAGCTATTTTCAACTAAAAAATATTTCTCAAATTGAACATTCTCGTCATTGATCGCGACGCGACGTAAGGAGCTAGTCCTCTAGGACTGTTAATTTTTGCGTTAATGTCCTTTGCAGATTGATTGCTTACTGCCATCAACCTAAGAAATCTAGCCTTTATCTTGATTGGTTTTTTACCTCAATCTGCTTAACCCGAACTCAGGTTAATATAATATAATCTGACTTAATATTTAGTAAACCGAGCTATCAATAAGAAAAGTGATTAAGAAATTAAAGAAAAGTGATCATGGAACTCCAGAACAAATTGTTGAACATTACCAATTAGAGAAAAAATTGGCAGATAAATTACGCAATAGTAGTAGAGAAGAGCGAGCAGAGTTATATACAGAGGTTTATGATGAATTATTTACTAATATCCCCTATCATTCTCAGCTAACTCGCAAAGCTGATGATAAATCTCGCCAAATATCAGTTTATAAAAAACTACAGTTACTTAAACATTACCTTAAACCTGATTCTACCTTCCTAGAAGTTGGGCCCGGTGACTGTAGTTTATCGTTAGCTGTTTGCCAACAAGTTAAGCAAGTCTATGCGGTAGATGTTTCTTCGGAAGTCACCGAAAATAACCATCATCCAGAAAACTTCAAGTTAATTATTTCTGATGGTGTAAGCATTCCTGTTGCAACCAATAGTGTAACCATTGCCTACAGCGATCAATTAATGGAACATTTGCATCCTGATGATGCTTTTTTACAGCTCCAAAACATTTATCAATCATTAGCTGAATCGGGAATTTATATTTGTATCACTCCTAATCGACTAAGTGGTCCCCATGATGTCTCTAAATATTTTGATGAAACTGCCACGTGCTTTCACCTTAAAGAGTATACTGTGACAGAGTTAATTAATTTATTTAGTCAAGTGGGATTTATTAATATTAAAGTTAGTTTTGGTTTTCGTGGAGTTTATTTACAACCACCTTTGTTTATCTATCAGTGGACAGAAAATTTTTTAAATGCTGTACCGTTTGTTATTAGAAATAAACTTACTTCTAATATTTTAGTAAACAATTTTTTGGGCATTACAATTATTGCCAAAAAGAAGAATAAGTAGATAGGCGTAATTAATTATAAATGGAGCAAAGCAGGGGAGCAGGGGGAGAAATAGAACGTTCTTATTTTATATTTAATTCTACCCACCTACTTAGTTGAAAAATTAACTATAAAGATTAGACTATAGCAGTCCTATTTGATTTATGAAACTACATTGATTGGTTTTTAGGTAGTCCTAAAAGATAAGCTTCGCAAATGAGACCGAAGGGAATCCTTTAGGGCTTTAGCATAAGCTTCGTGACCAGAGGTAATCCTTTAGGGCAAATAGTTAGTAGGTAATAGAAATTTCTCATTTTATTTAGGATTGCTATATGGCTTCAGAAAATTTGATATCTTAGCTGCTAATTAAGGATTTAGGTCATATAAAATTGTTCAAGCCTTTATATAAAAAGAAATTTTCAGCAATTAGCATAAAACGTTATTCTCAATAAACATAGCTGAAATGCTTTTTTTCGTAATTATTGCTAATACGGTTAGCAGTTTGCCATGCTCAGTAATTCTGAAAGCTTTTCTTTAACTTGAGTTGAGGTACCTGAATCCTTACACTGCTAAAGCTGGTGGTCATCCTCGAATTGTGGACACGAGAGGAGTAATGAATAGTATTTGTTAGTAGCTGAATGTACTTAGTTTTTGTTGCCATAGAGCTTTACGAACAGACTGGATAGTAATGATGAAAATTAACGGAAAAATAACAAAATATCTAGATATATGGCGTGATTTTGCCAAAGGTTCAATTAATCGTCAAATTTTTACAGCAACTATTATCATCGGTTTAGTAACTGGGTTAAGCAAGTTTGCTTCTGTCGGCAAGGAATTAGTGGTTGCCTGGCGATTCGGGACGGGAGACCAGATTGACTCTTTTGTTATGGCATTAGTAATCCCTGCCTTTGTTACGACTGTAGTAGCGAATTCCTTAAGTACTGCTTTTATTCCCACCTATATCAAGGTCAAAGAGGAGAGTCCAAAGGCAGCACAACAATTATTCTCTGGGATTATGACAAGGGCAATCGGGTTACTTGTCGTAATAACGATTGTGATCGCAGTTACTGCTCCCCTCTATTTACCCCTAATGGCATCGGGATTTTCTGCCGCCAAGCTAGACTTAACGAATCGTTTACTTTGGTCGATTTCCCCTTCAATACTACTCTATGGAGTTATCAATATTTTGGGTGGAGTAATGAACGCTGGAGAAAAATTTGCTCTTGTTGCTTTTTCTCCAGTGCTTACCCCTTTAGCTACGGTTATTATGTTACTCGCTTTTCCTGATTGGGGAATTTACGCGTTGGCGGGGGGACTAATTTGTGGCTCTTTGAGCGAGATGATTGTTTTAGGTATAGCCTTGCTTAGACAGGGAATTGATTTACGACCTCAGTGGTTGAAAGATAATGCCAATTTAGATCTAGTGTTCAAAGAATATTTTCCTGTAATAGTTGGCTCTTTCTTAATGTGTAGTACCAATTTAGTAGATCAATCTATGGCGGGAATGTTATCGCCTGGAAGTGTTGCAGCATTGGGCTATGCCAATCGTGTCATTGCTCTTCCCTTGAGTTTAGTTACCATAGCCTTGGGAACCGCGGTAGTTCCTTACTTTTCTCAAACTATTGCTCAAAAAGATT contains:
- a CDS encoding AarF/ABC1/UbiB kinase family protein, which translates into the protein MFALTKNTSRQREIAEVVFRNGWDYARGLLTGDKSDEPRLPSPEVLRNVLIELGPVYVKLGQLLSTRPDLLSARYVETLTDLQTNVPPVPWGQVESLIQQELGQPIEAVFSEIDRNAIAAGSIGQVYSAVLVSGQQVALKVQRPGIDVVVDRDISLIKSLAELVSRTEFGKNFDIVGLAEEFSNAIVAELDFTSEAEYTEQLRQNLTNTKLFDTQQLVIPQIFNDLTTKKLLTIEWLDGLPILQAKLPPMRANKDEATQRSEITTVLFRAFFKQVYIDGFFHADPHPGNIFYLQDGRIALLDCGMVGRLDPRTQQILTEMLLAIVDLDGRRCSQLTLELAEGGQQVNLNQLTSDYDIMLRKYYNRSISQINFSEVIYELLQVSRNNKIRLPSNMGLYAKTLANLEGVTRGFYPQVNLLDEIRPLMADVFRRQLLGERPEETLLRIGLDFKSLSLRSPRLVELLLDRITSETLKWNVNIPRLDVLAVSLEDSANRLSFSILVGSLIMGAAIIATGSPTSQVSVISNVLFAAASLLGLWLILSILRSGKLK
- a CDS encoding class I SAM-dependent methyltransferase gives rise to the protein MIKKLKKSDHGTPEQIVEHYQLEKKLADKLRNSSREERAELYTEVYDELFTNIPYHSQLTRKADDKSRQISVYKKLQLLKHYLKPDSTFLEVGPGDCSLSLAVCQQVKQVYAVDVSSEVTENNHHPENFKLIISDGVSIPVATNSVTIAYSDQLMEHLHPDDAFLQLQNIYQSLAESGIYICITPNRLSGPHDVSKYFDETATCFHLKEYTVTELINLFSQVGFINIKVSFGFRGVYLQPPLFIYQWTENFLNAVPFVIRNKLTSNILVNNFLGITIIAKKKNK
- a CDS encoding DUF4091 domain-containing protein, whose protein sequence is MFTNKTTQSNSNLESSFQVFIKPSLERISQKIDNQQFNLNLFNQNNRDNNSTENNLQLYAAKGEYESLQIVIQSPKGRNLQGVNVVVADLQNNNQDLISSQNITLYREHYVYVDTPSPNNLRGNPTLGQGWYPDGLIPFVNPNTGLDLEGAKLDAAPFNVLENENQSIWLDIYVPRDTKPGEYQGSYTVTTDHQGEKRGKINLTVWDFELPLKPTMHSHFIPWQERGENLTEELLKHKVVTGLHVRPEQQQELINQWGLNSVRLPFWSGANYTNCQMSPAPSVIEIKQAADVYDDSLLKYIYSADEIDECKNLISPLKQWADNIHEAGIKHLVVMKPRPELYEDVDIWVIQPNMYETGDAEITEAMKQGDQVWFYSGYHTDYSPQWTIDALPINFRIPQGFIAPNLGLTGILYFRIDAWGHDPNKITANPSVPWYRLPVYQYSNERSFPGDGALIYPGEEVGLKEVVPSLRLKRIRDGMEDYEYIAILKNFGEEAWALKTIQPVASNWHNWTKEPQVLEETRVKLGNRIQELMHNYHK
- a CDS encoding class I SAM-dependent methyltransferase, with the protein product MLKAKHDWLKRFPYAKISAYIVDDFIKGLKLSVGQISSGSGSVHLRTQSEVESVAYIESILKDYKKLGGIEKFSGKVAELGPGDSAGVAMLLRGEGCTQVDLIDRYYSDRNLQQQSKIYQLLADKYDLNHFKTTDIWDEKAISGVNWKIGIAAENYFKQCAQTDETMYDYIISCAVLEHLYDPLDCIVQMVKCLKPGGQMFHFIDFRDHGMFTPENPELCYLQIPSFAYTLATKNNARPNRILTHRYREILEALKQKDLIDYSILVQRLVEVDEINPPQQYADINPDKLKQANDFVDQYRYKFASEFANVNSSDLAISNIFLKVIKK
- a CDS encoding polysaccharide biosynthesis protein, with protein sequence MRFKKLNLERITIDRKLLNLNNRHFFLLDGLVFCLTPMMAMVLRLDHLDLLQKYYQGLFVATIIFSIVKSITFIIGGFYKRYWKYASIDELIEIAALTTTAVVVEIILLGILQYVIGNDTNHYLVPRSLPLLDGILTFILIGGIRFSVRAAERKNQQRKNFYKRDRVLIVGAGDAGVSILQEMRRNLKLGLNPVAFVDDDPKKLGLNIQGLPVVGNRYRIPEIISAQNIRQVVIAMPTTAGKTLREIVDVCQAMGISVNTLPSANEILDQGNQVTILREVKIEDLLRREPIQTDAQAVSQLLTGKTVLITGAGGSIGSELCRQIFRCRPAKIILLGHGENSVFNIQEELQQVLQILQQENSDQQLTQLIPYIADLRIKPRLEDAFRVHQPDIVFHAAAHKHVPLMELNPPEAITNNVLGTKNLLDLAITYDVGNFVMISTDKAVKPTNVMGASKRTAEMLVLKAARTSGRPYAVVRFGNVLGSRGSVVPTFKRQIAKGGPVTITHPEITRYFMTIPEAVQLVLQASVLSSQNSQGQIFMLNMGQPIKIVDLAKDLIKLSGYEVGQDIDIVFTGLRPGEKLYEELLVEGEEYESTAHEKVLVVKNASRIIPPNLDTTINVLCQAAKRNDINLIIFLLDRLVLGYTSKYQQIDVEQAQNSLEQIISETHELNSVTVGLQPEFMPRLSLPSFNYVTRLTPIELQRGLKQALENEEFSLYYQPVMSLITGEICELEALLRWHHPYLGLISPQKFMATAEESGLIVPLQRWIIEAVCVQLKRWQQDPNFNSQIGVSINIPSLQLFQPSLVKHLKFNLEQYQIDSHLITWEISEYLIGENPQAARVILPQLKQLGIQLQIDNFGRVASIYGHVKPNLLYQEFERVKIDRHLVSLIEREQQPWDVFKKIVLDLKKQGFNVTITGIENLSQLNKVKEISEDYGQGNLLSRPLNVEEVTKLVKSNQRMSEKLK
- a CDS encoding virulence factor MviN, encoding MKINGKITKYLDIWRDFAKGSINRQIFTATIIIGLVTGLSKFASVGKELVVAWRFGTGDQIDSFVMALVIPAFVTTVVANSLSTAFIPTYIKVKEESPKAAQQLFSGIMTRAIGLLVVITIVIAVTAPLYLPLMASGFSAAKLDLTNRLLWSISPSILLYGVINILGGVMNAGEKFALVAFSPVLTPLATVIMLLAFPDWGIYALAGGLICGSLSEMIVLGIALLRQGIDLRPQWLKDNANLDLVFKEYFPVIVGSFLMCSTNLVDQSMAGMLSPGSVAALGYANRVIALPLSLVTIALGTAVVPYFSQTIAQKDWRKINHTFKYYLRLIFITMIPLTLLFILASKLIVQILFERGSFTTENTQLVSQIQIFYALQIPFYIASIFVVRLINSLGINYYLAWGSAINLIANIIGNYVFSFWLGVAGLALSTSLVHLISFVFLYTLTNKHLQKILLESN